From the Hevea brasiliensis isolate MT/VB/25A 57/8 chromosome 13, ASM3005281v1, whole genome shotgun sequence genome, the window tttatttttttatttaaaattacttTTGAAGATTTATTATTAACTCTGtactattaattattaattatataatgcacttcatttttaattttagttatattttaatttttaaactattGAATTTGTAAAACACATCGAGGAATTGTTTTTCCATTATCCCAAAACGTAAATAATAACGAAGAAATTACGTAGTAGAGCTAAAGCCTAAAGTTTAACCCTGCAAATGAGGAGAAATcgaatagaaaaaataaaaaaagaaaaaataatttctcttatattatttaaataaattataaaaatgagagatatataattttttttataaggtaagaaggaaaaaaaattattatatattttttcttatatttaagATCATCTacgtaattttaatataaataacacCTTAATTTTTCACATTCCACtctattttactttaatttagaGGTAAATATTTTAAGTCAATTAAGAGAATCTAAAAAGTAAATTTATTTTCTATCATTCTCTTTTTTCtctatttaatataaaaaaaaaagaaaacaatatttttttttctttttcgttTCTCGATTTCTGTGTGTAATTGTCACCTGCCAGAGTTTTTTATTCtagttacaaataaaaaaatagatattcaatttaataattcaaaaaAAACAAAGCAGTGTGCGTACCCACAAGCTGCAGTCAGCAATCACTTGAATAGTTGAACTCAGCTTAATGCCATTTACCAGGCAAAAGTGTGATATGCGTGGATTGCTTTATTCGTCAGCACAAAAGCAgttcaataaagaaaaagaagaaaagagagaCAAGACTGTGAGCAAAACTCCAAAGGTTGAAAAAAATTCAGCACAACCAACTCCATtatttacttcaatttcacaaaggAAACAGAAGCTCTTCCATAGGAGAGATGAATACAATGTTCACATTAGAAAGGTCGACTCACTTTAGTTTCTATTATCTTACTTCCTATGATTACAACATCAATAATCCCTTGGTATAATGTTCATATGCATTCATTTTCTTTCATCTTCAATTAACCAATTTTGGTCTCTGTGTACAAAAATGTTCTAGCTGATATTTTTGCAGTCCACCCAGTGgatattttagcactattctaGTCATATAAAAAAGAATCAAATATCAAGACCTGAAAACACTGACATCAAGACCCAGATGAACTTTCAGAGTTGCTCCACCAAAAGCTAACCGAGAAACTAATTGTTAGAGATCGGACGTAGTGCCACCATTTTGGTGGGATGTAAAGCATTTCACCTTCTTCTAAAATGCAGTCTACGAATTCCAAGTCATGCACTTTCGGAAATTCTTTCTCATCTATGTTGTCCAGATCAACCTTCAAAAAGAATTTGTAAACATGGAAATACAGTCTTCAccatagaagaaaaaaaaatcatctatATAGTGGCTATTGATATTTGGATAGAGATAGTTGCAAACAATGTTGCATGCATAAATTGTTGGAGATTTATTGCACTAGCATGAAATTCATGACAAGGATAAGAAAAGGAAAATTCATCCAGATGGTtctgaaaatgaaagaaattttcaAGAAAGCAGTTACCCGGCTGGAATTGCAAAGCATGGTTTCACCGTGTGGATACAGTTCTTCAGATAATGAAGCAGGGTAAAGCCTAATATACTTTTTCCCAACAACCTGAAAATAACAAAGTGATAATTGTCGACACAAGCAATATGCTCACAAATCTATCCTATACAACAAATTACCTTGATACTATCTACACAAGCAAACACCAACATGGTAAATTAGAAAAATTGAAAGAAGCATGCCATAATCAAAGCCTAAAAATGATTTATGGAGATAGATAAGCTACTAAAATCTCTTCAAAGTCAAACTGAAAAGATAGACGGTTTGGGAGAACAGGGGCAAAACCATCATCAGTATCTTTGTCAAACAAGCAGATTAAATGTATCTATCATAAATTCAACTTTTAGACTAAAAACAGGGGAAAGTTTAGTAACACTCTTTCAACTACCACATAAATTAGGGTGTTTGCTTGATTACCAATGCACCACACTTTTTTACATAAATTCATCAATATGGAACTGCTATACGAGTACCATTACTCCAATAATGAGCTCAGGAAGGAAAAGAATAAAATTCTAACAGCAGAAATACTGACAAGAGTAGTAACAAAATCTTGTCAAAGATCCATGGTCAAGAACATGCTCAAATGAACTATCATTATTCACATATTTCATACCTGAGCAAGTATGTTATGGTGTGGATCATGGTGCAATGGTGTAACTGTCCCAGCAGGACCAAACCAAGCATTAAGAGACCTAAGCCCCCCACCACCAACAAAACAGTAGTCAGGAATGCAAATGTCATTCCTCAGCTTATTTATCTGCCATTAAAAGTAAAATACAACATTAATAGCTGGCAGACTTTGATGTACTAATCCACAACAATGTGTACATTTGAGGACATAGTATGATGCAATAAAAAGAAACAAAACAGACCTGATCAAACAATGGATGCTGAGCAAGATAGGTGGGGACATCAGAAGAAGTTCCATTGGACTGAATCCTCTCAAGAAAGTGGGAAATTGTTATAAGTTCTTGTTTCCACTCTTGGCATAAATAGTTTTTCCCAACCTGCAAATAATTAGAAAATTCCCAATCCCTTCTTGTCGAATAACAAACACAAATATACAACACCATCACCACCACCCCTCTTATTCgcacaaaaacaatttaaatatatgcATAGTCAAGCATCATATAGTCAGCATCTCAATTACTTGTATCCGTCCTTGTGCTGACCGCTTGGTTAGCATTACAAATGCATAGCTTGCTAGAGGAAACAAGTTTTATTGAAATCGAAGTAACAAAACTTCTATGTAATGTCCTGCTATTCAGTTTGTGGTAACTTAAAGGTTAATCATGTTATAGCCAGAAAAATAGATCAGTGTAATGGATGCATAGTTGATcatattcaaaattttatttgAGTTCTTATTtcaaattgtacaatttaaaatctATACttgtaaatgagaaaggaaaattcATTCTCAAACCAAATTTTAAAAACCAAAAAGTGCATTCCAAATTACATCTTTATAGTAGATTTTTAAATTCACGATCAAACAAAGCGATCATTTTTATTCATGAATCTTGTTTATATTCAATGAATCTACTCAACAAAATATATATTATGTATTATAAATTCCAAACTTGCACATAAGATTCAAACCATTAATTCCAAACACAGCCTAAATGTAAAGTGAAAAGCAAACAtttaataaaatttcatcctaAGAGATGGAAGAAAAATCACCTCAACTGGAACCGTGCGGTCACCAGCAACCCTTTTGAGGTAATCCATGTCATTCCACTTTTTCCTGGCAGGCCAATGAGTCATAAAATCACTAATTATAACTGGACAACCACATAAGAAATGTTCACGTAGAAATGCCTCCAAAGATGGAGCAGATTTCTTCACCACAATCTTGCAAGATAAGGACTTCACAGGTAAAAATCGAAGCACCTGGAGATTCAAAACAACAaaaattaagagagagagagagagagagagagagagagagagagagaacaagaATACATTATACTAGATAGAAACGGATTGCAGAGTATGTTATTTAAAAAGAACAATTGCAATTATTCAATAAGTTCCCAATTAAAATAATCATAAAGTTGTGAATGTTCCAATTTCAAAATTCTATAATCCTTTCCGCAAATATTAGATACTCCATAATCATCATTTATAAACTATTAACAAtccaacaaaaaaaaaaggggCATTCTATAAAGAGAGAATTGGAGACAAACCTCACCTCCGCCTTATCAAACTCAGCTTCTGGAACCAATTTATGCTCCGATTTCTCAAAACCCTCGCTTTGGCCATCATTTTGTCTCGCTTTCGCTGATATAAAATCAACAGCGGAGTCCAAATCGTTCCTCAGCAACATTCCTCCCATGATCAACCCCATATCCAAAACCCTAAGCGCGTCCTTGAACTCAGCGTTTCGATAATGGAACTTGGCCAGGTGGAGACACGCCATTGAGTAAGCGTCCCTCCAGACGGGGAGAACAGAATGCCAGGGACCAGAATGGAGCTGCTCCCAAGCCATCTCACGCGCAGCCTCCGCCGCTCGGAAGTCCCCGGAGGCAGCAAGCGTAGCCATGCTGACGTAAGCGTAGCCTCCGTGGGACGAAATGGATTGGAGGAGATTAGGGGATTCGGCGTCTAGGATAGGAGTGGGGAGCTGATCCGCGACGGCAGCAGCGCACATGGGTCCTGTGGAGTGGCGGTGGCTACAGAGGATATAGTGTAAAGGGATACTGTGGGCAGTGAATGATTAGGTGGCTTTGTTTAATGATTGGGAGCTTGGGACACTAACAAAGCGAGGGAGATATTTAAAGGGATATTTTttcatgatacttttgataatttatttttaaaatttaaaaatttaattaaaattaaaaatcaattacaacattattatattaaatttcatTGATATATTATTCTCGtagtattattaaattaaaatttattaatattttattactctAAAtagataataatattattaaattaaaatttattaatttttcttaatccttttaattataaaatttaatacttTTAATCATCGAATTTATgttcaaagaaaaaagaaaatttgatgaaaggAACGAGACATGAATTGAAGGAATGGGCAAAGCAGGTACAAGATAAGGACTAACTGTAATACAACCAACACAAAAAGAAGGCATTTTGTGGGTTATCAGTCAGCCCTACCTTATAACACGGCGATGTTAGAAACTAATTATATGAAAGAGATATTTAGGAAACAACTAATCGTTACGTATTGACAGTTTGGACAATGACTATTGAAAAATCCCTTCAACAGTAATGGAGGCCTTTGTTCTTTTATGCACAGCTCGGACACTCCTTATGGGCGCACTTTGGTTATAACTTGGACTAATGCAACAATTAATAATGACAGAAGGGGAAATTTGATGAAAAAAATTTTCTTCCTTTCTGCTGTAGGCTCAGCAAGAACTCACAATTATCCAAATACATGGTAAACTGattttaacaaaaaaaatgaaatcaaTCAATGCCCAGCTAGCCCTTTCTGGTATATATCCATAAAAAAACATCGAAAAGAAAGCTATCCTAAATGCCATGAACTAGCTAACTATATACACACAATGAGTGTCGATAGCTACTATATTAATAGGTGCGAAGATCCATCAAAAGAGGTTTTACAGAGCTCTTGTTCTTGCTGGGTTGTTATTGTGGTGAAGAGGGTTTGGTCCGGTTGGCACTTCCCTCGCCGAGTCCTCTGCAACAATAGTTGAAGCTCTCTTTCCCAAACTCTTAACTAGATGGCTTTCAAGATCCTATATTGAAAGAAAAACAACCAATGAAACCCATTAAAGGAATAATAAGCTtccaaagaaagaaaaaaaaaacgttGATCAGAGAGATCAAAGGAAAGAGAAAAGTGTCTCCATTTCAAGAATGAACCTTTAAAAGAAAAAGACGCAAAACGTGTATCGTTTACTTTTCTCTGGCGTTCATTTTTATTTATGACGCGAGTTTCAAAAGTTATAGTCTTTTCTTTAATACCTGTGCAGCAGTAGCTGTATAATCGTCTGCTACACCACCCTGAAAACCTGAGCACGCCATGGTAAGACGAGTTAAGCAAAACTTCAaacgagagaaagagagagataaaGAGGGAGAGAATTGAAGCTTACGGGTACGAGAAGAATGGACAAATGATGTAAAAACCAACACCAAAATGACCATGGAGATCGAAAATGTTGATAGAGGCTTTCCAAACGCCATTTTTATGAAAAGAGAGCGTTTTAAaaaacagagagaagaggcaaaaTATAGATTCATAAAACCCTTTTTGAACGCACTTTCGATAAGCACAGTGACTCTGACGATACTGATGCTGCTGACGCGTAGCCGATTTCGCTTTCTTTCGAAAGATCGAAATCGACCCTGTAATAGTAAACACAAAGGTAAATTAAGGGTTTCATATTTTTGGGTTGGGCAAGACGAAATCAGCTCTGTAATAGTAAACAAAAAGGTAAATTAAGGGTTTCATATTTTTGGGTTTCTTGCCTAAAAGACATATCTGACCTTTAATGTCAGAAAGTTTTGTTTAGTTACCACTGGAACCACTGAAATTTGTAGGGATGAGCAAGGATATCGTTGTCTGTACGTAAGGAGAATAAGGACCATTTCAAGGTTTACAGTTGGCACATGTGGCGACAGACATCCTCGTACGGACATTGGCGGCGTAGGACTGGCTGGGCCTCAGATGATTTATTCTGACAAGGGCCCAGACTACCCACATAATCCCctcagcaatttttttttttttaactgacccTCATCAATATTTGATTATCGGATGaattaatatgcatataattaaaataacatatattaattttatacgaattccataataaatataaaaactgTAACCCCATTTTGTGTCCGTCAAAGCGATCACTTTAATTAATAAGGAAAGTTTTagaataacttttattttttttcctaacAGTAAAAGAGCTGATATTACTGTGAATAAGGTGAGTTAATCAACACAATGATTGTTGAAGCAGGTAATCATGGTCTGTGTCAGTATCTAGTTGGCAATCATTCTAAGGAAATTCAATGGACACGGATCAAATATAAGCCACAAGCCTTAGACCCAGCGTTGGCTATTCAACCATTCCAGCAAAGATTTGGGTACTACAAAACACAAACAATCATTTAAAAGGATCCAAACAGCTAAACAATTTTGTCCACCAACAGTAGACTGGTTTTACATGAGAATTCAGTAGTTCAGATCCTCTTTTATAACATCCGCATCTCCTAAAACCTGCAGTGTTGATACTGAATCCCGCAAACACTTTCAATCACAAGTTAAAGTGCAGAGCGGACCAAGTAAAAACCTAAAGAGGTGCCAGATCATAATCTGCATGCAAAAGTAGGAAAGAATAATGTATGGCCAGATGATTAGAAGAAATCACACACCTAATTTGGTAGAAAAGTTATCCCGCATGAGTCTCATATTAACCATACTGCTACTAGAAGACACTATTAGAGATCATCAAGCTTAATATCAATTCCTCGTGTCGTCCTACTCGGAAGGCTTTCATTTACAAGTGACAGTGTCTTAACACTCTTAACAGTCTAACCCTTGTTTACAAGGCTAGCAGCCCTTTCCTTCTCAAGCCTATCAACAATCATTTGAATCCACCAACTTCTGCATGATTCCCAAACGGTCGAACTCCAAGTTGCCTATTGACCCAAGAACTGGATAGTCATATCCATCTGCCCAAAAACTTGACTTCCCAGATAGTAGTCGTCT encodes:
- the LOC110648608 gene encoding lysine-specific demethylase JMJ30 isoform X1, whose product is MCAAAVADQLPTPILDAESPNLLQSISSHGGYAYVSMATLAASGDFRAAEAAREMAWEQLHSGPWHSVLPVWRDAYSMACLHLAKFHYRNAEFKDALRVLDMGLIMGGMLLRNDLDSAVDFISAKARQNDGQSEGFEKSEHKLVPEAEFDKAEVLRFLPVKSLSCKIVVKKSAPSLEAFLREHFLCGCPVIISDFMTHWPARKKWNDMDYLKRVAGDRTVPVEVGKNYLCQEWKQELITISHFLERIQSNGTSSDVPTYLAQHPLFDQINKLRNDICIPDYCFVGGGGLRSLNAWFGPAGTVTPLHHDPHHNILAQVVGKKYIRLYPASLSEELYPHGETMLCNSSRVDLDNIDEKEFPKVHDLEFVDCILEEGEMLYIPPKWWHYVRSLTISFSVSFWWSNSESSSGS
- the LOC110648608 gene encoding lysine-specific demethylase JMJ30 isoform X2, coding for MCAAAVADQLPTPILDAESPNLLQSISSHGGYAYVSMATLAASGDFRAAEAAREMAWEQLHSGPWHSVLPVWRDAYSMACLHLAKFHYRNAEFKDALRVLDMGLIMGGMLLRNDLDSAVDFISAKARQNDGQSEGFEKSEHKLVPEAEFDKAEVLRFLPVKSLSCKIVVKKSAPSLEAFLREHFLCGCPVIISDFMTHWPARKKWNDMDYLKRVAGDRTVPVEVGKNYLCQEWKQELITISHFLERIQSNGTSSDVPTYLAQHPLFDQINKLRNDICIPDYCFVGGGGLRSLNAWFGPAGTVTPLHHDPHHNILAQVVGKKYIRLYPASLSEELYPHGETMLCNSSRTVFPCLQILFEG
- the LOC110648607 gene encoding uncharacterized protein LOC110648607 produces the protein MNLYFASSLCFLKRSLFIKMAFGKPLSTFSISMVILVLVFTSFVHSSRTRFQGGVADDYTATAAQDLESHLVKSLGKRASTIVAEDSAREVPTGPNPLHHNNNPARTRAL